A window of the Branchiibius hedensis genome harbors these coding sequences:
- a CDS encoding HNH endonuclease signature motif containing protein: MSLTATTPTSVTLSPVGADASVAELLGAAAGLLQAAYARVAGDYAGLSEEDLMGDIVAAQHVQNSAWAIQSHRLTQAAAIEHRDDPNPIEGAYPLLIHRVIRHDPGSFVDEWFALETGTRLGWSDRHSNTRLGEALDTLERCPRLVDRVGSGTLDPGKACAVAQVTTEAPDHVARQIEDRILADDPETMTAVRLRAKARRLRARLDPAGADRAAQARRRSQVGVWVSPHHEPGLSQLTAVLPTLEAAKLMAAVDELARELHQVTTTGKTLPQCRVDALTDLVLTGVGVDTQLTFTIPVAVPVTAPETAPAQELLCEEPDWDDLVDGFDEASVDYDWHEDGLTPINGLDQLDEELRALIAEELEDLNAEARARRESVGQDPPDTGPPDTTPPDTTPPQSGPPEVDPMMSPPTGHARHVAGIEDVFLPRVGIIPAAVITELTQVLGVKLTRALTDATTGTVIETADRSYRPGARLARFVRARDQHCRFPGCTRPATLSDIDHVIRYPDGNTAADNLQCLCRHHHRAKHEGGWHVTMTPEGVCTWTSPAGYTYETNPGN; the protein is encoded by the coding sequence ATGTCCTTGACCGCTACAACTCCGACCTCGGTGACCCTGTCACCGGTGGGTGCGGACGCGTCGGTGGCGGAGTTGTTGGGCGCGGCGGCGGGGTTGTTGCAGGCCGCGTACGCCCGGGTGGCGGGTGACTATGCGGGGTTGTCCGAGGAAGACTTGATGGGCGACATTGTCGCCGCGCAGCACGTGCAGAACAGTGCCTGGGCGATCCAGTCCCACCGGTTGACGCAGGCGGCGGCGATCGAGCACCGCGATGACCCGAACCCCATCGAGGGCGCGTATCCGTTGCTGATCCACCGGGTGATCCGCCACGACCCGGGCTCGTTCGTGGATGAATGGTTCGCCCTGGAAACCGGAACCCGCCTGGGCTGGTCGGACCGGCACAGCAACACCCGCCTCGGTGAAGCCCTGGACACCCTTGAGCGGTGTCCGCGGTTGGTGGACCGGGTCGGGTCCGGGACCTTGGACCCGGGTAAAGCCTGCGCGGTCGCGCAGGTCACCACCGAAGCCCCCGACCACGTCGCCCGCCAAATCGAGGACCGGATCCTGGCCGACGACCCCGAAACGATGACGGCGGTGCGGTTGCGGGCGAAAGCGCGCCGGTTACGGGCCCGGCTGGACCCGGCCGGTGCTGACCGGGCCGCCCAGGCACGGCGCCGCTCACAGGTGGGGGTGTGGGTGTCCCCGCATCACGAACCCGGCCTGTCCCAGCTGACCGCGGTCCTACCCACCCTGGAAGCGGCGAAACTGATGGCGGCGGTCGATGAGTTGGCCCGGGAACTGCACCAGGTCACCACCACCGGTAAGACGTTGCCGCAGTGCCGGGTCGATGCCCTGACCGACCTGGTCTTGACCGGGGTCGGGGTAGACACCCAGCTGACATTCACCATCCCCGTCGCTGTGCCCGTCACCGCTCCTGAAACGGCACCGGCGCAGGAGTTGTTGTGTGAGGAACCGGACTGGGATGACCTGGTCGACGGGTTCGATGAGGCGTCAGTGGACTACGACTGGCACGAAGATGGCCTGACCCCGATCAACGGGCTCGATCAACTCGATGAAGAACTACGCGCCCTGATCGCCGAAGAACTCGAAGACCTCAACGCCGAAGCACGCGCACGCAGGGAGTCGGTCGGTCAGGACCCGCCCGACACCGGGCCACCAGACACGACGCCACCAGACACGACGCCACCACAGTCCGGGCCGCCCGAGGTGGACCCGATGATGTCGCCCCCGACAGGCCACGCCAGACACGTGGCTGGGATCGAGGACGTGTTCCTGCCTCGGGTCGGGATCATCCCCGCCGCCGTGATCACCGAGTTGACGCAAGTGTTGGGGGTGAAGCTGACTCGGGCGTTGACGGACGCGACCACCGGGACCGTGATCGAAACCGCGGACCGGTCGTACCGGCCCGGCGCCCGACTGGCCCGATTCGTGCGGGCCAGGGACCAGCACTGCCGGTTCCCCGGCTGCACCCGACCCGCCACCCTGTCCGACATCGACCACGTCATCCGCTACCCCGACGGCAACACCGCCGCGGACAACCTGCAATGCCTATGCCGACACCACCACCGCGCCAAACACGAAGGCGGCTGGCACGTCACCATGACGCCCGAGGGTGTCTGCACCTGGACCAGCCCCGCCGGCTACACCTACGAAACGAACCCCGGCAACTGA
- a CDS encoding metallophosphoesterase family protein, which produces MVATVAVLSDVHGVLPALDRVLQEPEVVSADLTVVTGDHIWGPQPAETLDRLTALGERAVLVRGNADRELLQMSRGEDIGLGEDPLSVWGATQLSPHHQTLLANMPEHVTLDIEGFGPVLFCHATPRNDEEVVLVDTRLDRWTEVLHDVPDEVDTIVCGHTHMPYLRIADGRLIVNPGSVGLPYGRPGAHWTLLANGAVTMRRTLIDPDELIAAVTAGSSMPGIAEWAEENLRHPASDAEALAAFGPRDGRDAHL; this is translated from the coding sequence ATGGTCGCCACCGTTGCCGTGCTCTCCGATGTCCACGGCGTACTGCCTGCCCTCGACCGCGTGCTGCAGGAACCCGAGGTTGTCAGCGCCGACCTGACCGTCGTCACCGGCGACCACATCTGGGGTCCACAGCCCGCGGAGACACTCGATCGGCTCACCGCGCTCGGCGAGCGTGCGGTCCTTGTACGCGGGAACGCCGACCGGGAACTCTTGCAGATGTCCCGTGGGGAAGACATCGGCCTCGGCGAGGATCCGCTATCTGTCTGGGGCGCAACGCAACTCAGTCCCCACCACCAAACGTTGCTCGCCAACATGCCGGAGCACGTCACCCTCGATATCGAAGGATTCGGTCCGGTCCTCTTCTGTCACGCGACGCCCCGCAACGACGAGGAAGTCGTTCTGGTTGACACCCGGCTGGACCGGTGGACCGAGGTGCTGCACGACGTACCTGACGAGGTCGACACGATCGTGTGCGGCCACACCCACATGCCCTACCTTCGCATCGCGGACGGCCGCTTGATCGTCAACCCCGGCAGCGTCGGACTGCCGTACGGTCGCCCCGGTGCTCACTGGACGCTGCTCGCGAACGGTGCCGTCACGATGCGCCGGACCCTGATCGATCCCGACGAACTCATCGCCGCAGTCACCGCCGGCTCGTCGATGCCCGGAATCGCCGAGTGGGCCGAGGAGAATCTGCGCCATCCTGCCTCCGACGCGGAGGCACTGGCCGCCTTCGGCCCGCGGGACGGCCGCGACGCGCACCTATGA
- the nudC gene encoding NAD(+) diphosphatase: protein MPPKFDLLLNRPGVDRRANDRREVDLLPRLLADPDTNVLDWYAGRAPVRPDGTLAFRSPRSADQQALSIFLGAMHDGPALLVVHPERAGDDVPVADLRTVGETLDDEQRSILATAAGIANWHATQGFCPQDGSPTVPVEAGWARQCAAEEHHHYPRTDPAVIMSVIDPDDRLLLAQGTRFGTREGEIPRMSVLAGFVEPGESLAAAVAREVQEEVGVSVRDAQYLGDQPWPFPASLMIGYVAYTDAPALDTDPHEIVAARWFTRDELTDDLRAERIGVPPRLSIARHLIEHWYGGPLPVATRW, encoded by the coding sequence ATGCCGCCGAAATTCGATCTGTTGCTCAACCGGCCCGGTGTCGACCGCCGGGCCAACGACCGCCGGGAAGTGGATCTGTTACCCCGCCTCCTGGCCGACCCGGACACCAACGTGCTCGACTGGTACGCCGGTCGGGCCCCTGTCCGCCCCGACGGCACCTTGGCCTTCCGGTCGCCCCGCAGTGCCGATCAGCAGGCCCTGTCGATCTTCCTCGGTGCCATGCACGACGGCCCGGCGTTGCTCGTCGTACATCCCGAACGCGCTGGCGACGATGTGCCGGTAGCCGATCTGCGCACGGTCGGTGAGACCCTGGACGACGAACAGCGCAGCATCCTGGCCACAGCCGCCGGGATCGCCAACTGGCATGCGACCCAGGGGTTCTGCCCCCAGGACGGGAGCCCCACGGTTCCCGTCGAGGCCGGCTGGGCACGTCAATGCGCCGCCGAAGAGCATCACCACTACCCCCGCACCGACCCAGCCGTGATCATGTCCGTCATCGACCCCGACGATCGCCTGCTGCTGGCGCAGGGCACCCGGTTCGGCACCCGTGAGGGGGAAATTCCGAGGATGTCGGTGCTGGCTGGTTTCGTAGAGCCCGGTGAATCCCTCGCTGCCGCCGTGGCGCGCGAGGTTCAGGAGGAGGTCGGCGTGAGCGTGCGCGATGCGCAGTACCTGGGCGATCAGCCGTGGCCGTTCCCGGCCTCGCTGATGATCGGTTACGTCGCCTACACCGACGCACCGGCGCTGGACACCGACCCGCACGAGATCGTCGCAGCGCGTTGGTTCACCCGCGACGAACTCACCGATGACCTGCGAGCCGAGCGCATCGGCGTACCCCCTCGGTTGTCCATCGCCCGGCACCTGATCGAGCACTGGTACGGCGGCCCCCTGCCTGTGGCGACCCGATGGTGA
- a CDS encoding ATP-dependent helicase: protein MTVQAAVRPVRARQIAEALASPPPTAEQERIIEADPLAPLVVVAGAGSGKTETMAMRVLWLVANRHVTPDEVLGLTFTRKAAAELGHRLQLRLRRLDVAGLLPAVVQDDVASALAAPTVQTYHSYAARLVGEQGLRLGIEPDTELLSEAAAWQLASQVVQSYDGPMDAVELAPATVTQAVITLSGELAEHLLPIDEMETYLEDLESHLLTLAKGRMSKVPGGLDAQSAKLRQLLPVVTAYQRAKHERVAMDYGDQVAIAATLAMRFPQLGRAERSRYRAVLLDEFQDTSEAQMRLLESLWVTADEPVVVTAVGDPHQSIYGWRGASARTLDDFPRRFAGPGPEAPVPAAQAQLSISWRNDRSILTVANRIAKPLAVQGDLDVAQLSAGPTAGDGEVIIGRFATLDAEAAQIAEWLKQRRRDLPDPSAMSAAVLCRKRSLFVPVAAALEAAGVPYELVGVGGLLTVAEVGDVVSLLWTVHDPSRGDRLMRLLSGSALRLGAADLDALGVWSRQLTPRAPAGGDLAPDTAERASIVETLEQLPAADWVGPSGESLSAEGLARLHRLAQVVRRLRRLNNLPLGDLAVEAIHSLGLDVEVAARPEYDTGSGGAALDAFLDVAARYAGSAGRATLGSFLEWLEAAESEEDGLDAPVVQAAPGVVQVLTIHAAKGLEWDDVAVAGLSEGVFPAHCGATTWSPEWAGWAVGKDAVPHDPGTWATTDAGWTSGVRIPFDLRGDATGLPVLNWAEVDTYTDLRDQLGEFKLAYGAHELAAERRLAYVAVTRAKHTLFLTSSVWGTAKKPRLPSRFLLEARDLIDGGDVPGGRILHWEELPPEDAENPLLEQPPSASWPPPQVDSPSIEALRATAAQVDLMRQRLDQDHPSWEEWSSSLSPQLRDDLTALLAERDRTGSDSSTSVALPSHLSASQIVALARDPEEFARALRRPMPVRPQPAARQGTAFHAWIEKHYQSAALVDVDQLPGADDDDADHFADLAELKETFLASEWADRQPLEIEVPVETWIGAASIRGRIDAVFPAAVTDGGSPSGVVIVDWKTGSQPHGQEAATRALQLAAYRLAYARLRGLDPATVAAAFYYAATGTTVYPDLPPDDAIEQLLAGVVAS from the coding sequence GTGACGGTTCAAGCTGCTGTGCGACCGGTGCGGGCGCGCCAGATCGCTGAGGCGCTCGCGTCACCGCCGCCCACTGCGGAGCAGGAACGCATCATCGAGGCGGACCCGTTGGCTCCGCTGGTTGTGGTCGCCGGGGCCGGGTCGGGCAAGACCGAGACGATGGCGATGCGGGTGCTGTGGCTGGTCGCCAATCGGCACGTGACCCCGGATGAAGTGCTGGGACTGACCTTCACCCGCAAGGCGGCCGCCGAGCTGGGTCACCGGCTGCAGCTGAGGCTACGACGACTGGACGTCGCCGGGTTGCTGCCGGCCGTCGTGCAGGACGATGTGGCCTCAGCGCTGGCCGCGCCCACCGTCCAGACCTATCACTCGTACGCCGCGCGCCTGGTCGGTGAGCAGGGGCTTCGGCTGGGCATCGAACCCGACACGGAACTGCTGTCCGAGGCGGCCGCCTGGCAGCTAGCCAGTCAGGTGGTGCAGTCCTACGACGGGCCCATGGACGCGGTGGAACTGGCCCCGGCGACGGTGACCCAGGCAGTCATCACGCTGTCGGGGGAGTTGGCGGAGCACTTGCTGCCGATCGATGAGATGGAGACCTACCTGGAAGACCTCGAGAGTCACCTCCTTACCTTGGCCAAAGGCCGGATGAGCAAGGTTCCGGGCGGTTTGGATGCACAGTCGGCCAAGTTGCGGCAGTTGTTGCCAGTGGTGACCGCCTACCAGCGGGCCAAACATGAGCGGGTTGCGATGGACTACGGCGATCAAGTGGCGATCGCCGCGACGTTGGCGATGCGCTTCCCACAGTTGGGTCGGGCCGAGCGGTCCCGCTACCGGGCCGTCCTGCTGGACGAGTTCCAGGACACCAGTGAGGCTCAGATGCGCCTGCTCGAGTCGCTCTGGGTCACCGCCGACGAGCCGGTCGTCGTGACTGCGGTGGGCGACCCGCACCAGTCGATCTACGGCTGGCGCGGGGCCAGTGCACGCACGCTGGACGACTTCCCGCGTCGCTTCGCCGGCCCGGGCCCCGAGGCACCCGTACCTGCCGCTCAGGCGCAGCTGAGTATCAGTTGGCGCAACGATCGCAGCATCCTCACGGTCGCGAACCGGATCGCCAAACCCCTTGCGGTGCAAGGAGATCTCGATGTCGCACAGTTGTCGGCCGGCCCCACCGCTGGTGATGGCGAAGTGATCATCGGCCGCTTCGCAACCTTGGACGCGGAGGCCGCGCAGATCGCGGAATGGTTGAAGCAGCGTCGACGGGACCTGCCGGACCCCTCGGCCATGTCCGCTGCCGTGCTGTGTCGCAAACGGTCTCTCTTCGTGCCGGTCGCGGCGGCACTCGAGGCCGCCGGGGTGCCCTACGAACTGGTCGGTGTCGGTGGTCTGCTCACGGTGGCCGAGGTCGGTGACGTCGTCAGCTTGCTCTGGACGGTGCATGACCCGTCTCGCGGCGATCGGTTGATGCGGTTGCTGTCCGGCTCTGCACTACGCCTCGGCGCGGCCGACCTCGACGCCCTTGGTGTCTGGTCTCGCCAGTTGACCCCTCGGGCCCCTGCCGGCGGTGATCTCGCGCCGGACACGGCGGAGCGGGCCAGCATCGTGGAAACCCTGGAGCAGCTGCCCGCCGCGGACTGGGTCGGGCCCTCCGGGGAGAGCCTGAGCGCCGAGGGCCTGGCACGGTTGCATCGCTTGGCTCAGGTCGTCCGGCGATTGCGCCGGCTGAACAACCTGCCGCTGGGCGACCTGGCGGTGGAGGCGATCCACAGCCTCGGGCTCGACGTCGAAGTGGCTGCCCGACCCGAATACGACACGGGCAGTGGCGGGGCCGCGCTCGATGCCTTCCTCGACGTTGCCGCGCGGTACGCCGGGTCGGCCGGCCGGGCGACGCTCGGCAGTTTCCTGGAGTGGTTGGAGGCCGCCGAGTCGGAGGAGGACGGTCTGGACGCACCCGTGGTGCAGGCAGCTCCAGGGGTTGTGCAGGTCCTGACCATCCATGCCGCCAAGGGTCTGGAGTGGGACGACGTTGCGGTTGCTGGCCTGTCGGAGGGTGTCTTCCCCGCGCACTGCGGGGCCACCACGTGGAGCCCGGAATGGGCCGGTTGGGCGGTCGGCAAAGACGCCGTGCCGCATGACCCGGGGACGTGGGCGACCACCGATGCCGGCTGGACCAGCGGGGTGCGGATTCCGTTCGATCTGCGTGGCGACGCGACCGGATTGCCGGTCCTGAACTGGGCCGAGGTCGACACCTACACGGACCTCAGGGATCAACTGGGCGAGTTCAAACTGGCGTACGGCGCGCACGAGCTGGCCGCGGAGCGGCGCCTGGCGTACGTGGCGGTGACCCGCGCGAAGCACACCCTTTTCCTGACCAGTTCGGTGTGGGGGACAGCGAAGAAACCCCGGCTGCCATCGCGGTTCCTGCTGGAGGCCCGTGACCTGATCGACGGGGGCGATGTCCCGGGCGGCCGGATCCTGCACTGGGAGGAACTCCCGCCGGAAGACGCCGAGAATCCGTTGTTGGAGCAGCCGCCCAGCGCGAGTTGGCCTCCGCCACAGGTGGATTCGCCGTCCATCGAAGCTTTGCGGGCCACGGCCGCTCAGGTGGACCTGATGCGGCAACGGCTTGACCAGGACCACCCGTCGTGGGAGGAATGGTCCAGTTCGCTGTCGCCCCAACTGCGCGATGACCTGACCGCGTTGTTGGCGGAGCGCGACCGCACTGGTTCGGACAGCTCGACATCGGTCGCGTTGCCCAGCCATCTGTCCGCATCGCAGATCGTCGCTCTGGCGCGTGATCCGGAGGAATTCGCTCGTGCACTGCGCCGGCCGATGCCCGTACGCCCACAGCCGGCGGCCCGCCAGGGCACCGCGTTCCACGCCTGGATCGAGAAGCACTACCAGTCGGCGGCATTGGTTGATGTCGACCAACTCCCTGGTGCCGATGACGACGACGCCGATCACTTCGCGGATCTGGCCGAGTTGAAGGAGACCTTCCTGGCGTCGGAGTGGGCGGACCGGCAACCGCTGGAGATCGAAGTGCCGGTCGAGACGTGGATCGGCGCCGCGAGTATTCGTGGGCGCATCGACGCGGTGTTCCCAGCGGCGGTCACGGACGGTGGGTCCCCAAGCGGGGTGGTGATCGTGGACTGGAAGACCGGCAGCCAGCCACACGGCCAGGAGGCGGCTACCCGGGCACTCCAACTCGCGGCGTACCGGCTGGCCTATGCCCGGCTCCGCGGACTGGACCCGGCCACGGTGGCGGCGGCGTTCTATTACGCGGCAACGGGGACCACCGTCTATCCGGATCTACCGCCGGACGATGCGATCGAGCAACTGCTGGCGGGGGTGGTCGCCTCATAG
- a CDS encoding phosphotransferase, protein MPRPASHLAALADAAVPGLRPVGYAAAPDSPGDPFQTAHVTGRDDKQWTVRVALSAGTGAAMEQSDQLLRLLARRLPFAVPHIEGSLTTDDGCFVAVIPRLPGAPALWRDLEPDSQHARAVGRAIADIHSLDPRLIDEAGLPSYDADAYRARRLAALDRAAETGLVPTGLLARWERALEEVSLWKFATRVTHGPVEAAHVFYDEDGVAAITGWEDAALSDPAVDFAPLWALADPRTFDTVLETYAANTPDSADLHLERRIQLVAELQRITALMDAVNSGDQALIDRRTAALRRLDEATQDDLSLLPPEVVGQRLSVVAGDYAAAQPVDPTQIEVVESADYPAEDETVEIPLSGPAGPAAAAETILSQPTDDDPTSTVDPAADSSAVDSSAVDSSEPGPTLRYDDAMYDEGDTQPVPQRPRASNE, encoded by the coding sequence GTGCCTCGTCCCGCCAGCCACCTCGCCGCCCTCGCCGATGCCGCAGTCCCTGGATTGCGGCCCGTCGGATACGCAGCCGCGCCCGATAGTCCTGGCGATCCGTTCCAGACCGCGCACGTCACCGGGCGTGACGACAAGCAGTGGACGGTGCGGGTGGCCCTCTCGGCGGGCACCGGTGCTGCGATGGAGCAGTCCGACCAGCTGCTGCGGCTGTTGGCCCGGCGGCTGCCGTTCGCCGTACCGCACATCGAAGGATCGCTGACCACCGACGACGGTTGTTTCGTCGCGGTCATTCCACGCCTGCCGGGGGCGCCCGCGCTGTGGCGGGATCTGGAACCGGACTCGCAGCACGCGCGTGCCGTCGGTCGGGCGATCGCCGACATCCACAGCCTTGACCCGCGGTTGATTGACGAAGCCGGTCTGCCGTCGTACGACGCGGACGCCTACCGGGCACGCAGACTGGCGGCGCTGGACCGGGCGGCCGAGACCGGCCTGGTGCCAACCGGCCTCCTCGCACGCTGGGAGCGGGCACTGGAGGAGGTCAGTCTCTGGAAGTTCGCGACCCGGGTCACCCATGGCCCGGTGGAGGCGGCCCACGTCTTCTACGACGAAGACGGTGTCGCGGCAATCACCGGATGGGAAGACGCGGCGCTGAGCGACCCGGCGGTGGACTTCGCACCGTTGTGGGCTCTGGCGGACCCGCGCACCTTCGACACCGTGTTGGAGACGTACGCCGCGAACACACCGGACAGCGCTGACCTGCACCTCGAGCGTCGAATCCAGTTGGTGGCCGAACTGCAGCGCATCACCGCTTTGATGGATGCCGTCAACAGTGGGGACCAGGCTCTGATCGACCGGCGCACGGCCGCTCTGCGCCGGCTCGACGAGGCCACGCAGGACGACCTGAGCCTGCTACCGCCGGAGGTAGTGGGGCAGCGACTGAGCGTGGTTGCCGGCGACTACGCGGCAGCACAACCAGTGGATCCGACCCAGATCGAGGTGGTCGAGTCAGCCGATTACCCCGCCGAGGACGAGACCGTCGAGATCCCGCTGTCGGGTCCGGCCGGTCCGGCGGCGGCGGCTGAGACGATCCTGAGCCAGCCAACCGACGACGATCCGACGTCCACTGTCGACCCGGCCGCCGACTCGTCCGCTGTCGACTCGTCCGCTGTCGACTCGTCCGAGCCAGGTCCGACGCTGAGGTACGACGACGCCATGTACGACGAGGGCGACACGCAACCGGTCCCCCAGCGCCCGCGCGCCAGCAACGAGTAA